The sequence CGACGTTCCGGTTGGTAAAGGCCTGATCGAGGAAATAGCTCTTGCCCGCGTTGGGACCCGTTTTCTGCTTGTCGCTGTTGGGACGCATCCGGACGTAGGGGCGGCCATACTGCGAATCCCGGATCATACCTGACGTACCGCTGTTAACCAGCGTGCCCGACGCATTGACAAACGAGTTGACACCGCTGTTGTTGGGGTAGTTCCAGGTCGTAAACCAGGGCGTCAGGTTCTGGGCCGCACCGCCACTGGCGCCGCCACCCACCGTGTAGTAACCAAATTTGGGGTCGTTTACGTGATCGCTCACAAACATGGTCTCTTTGCCGTAGTCGTTGGCCGGCAAGAACGCATCGCCGTAATCGGCCCACAGGTCGAGGCCATAGGTGCCTTTGTTGGCAATGATATCGGCACAGATAGCGGCCGCCTGCGTGAAGTCGGCGGCGGTGTTGTTGAGCCAGCCGCGGGTCAGGTACGCCTTGGCCAGCAGCAGTTGCGCTACGGGTTTGGTGGCGGCTTTACCCAGGAACGGAGCCGTTGGCGTATTGGGCAGGTCGGCGGCTGCCTCGGTCAGGTCTTTGATAACCTGGGCATACACGTCGGCGGCTGGCTGGCGCGAGGCCGCCTGCGAAGGAACGGTGATGAACGAGGTGCTCAGCGGTACGTCGCCCCAGGTTTGCACCAGATAGAAATACCAGAACCCCCGCAGAAACTTGGCCTGCGCCAGGTATTGCTTCCGGGTCGCTTCGGGCAAATCGATGGTAGCGCCATACTGCAGTACGCCATTCAGGGTGTTGATATCCTGGAAAGCGGTGCCCCATGCCGAACCGAAGTTGCTGCCGTTGAGCCCGTTGTAGGTGTAGGCAGGCCCACCGCCTGAACTGGCACCCTGCACGAAATCATCGGTACCGGCCTGCATTTCGACGGTGAAGCCCTCGGTGCCCCACTGAGATCGAATATCGTTGTAGACACCGGCGATACCCCCCAATACGCCCGCCGGGCTATTGAAGTAGGAAGGCACAATCTGAGATTGTGGTTTTTCTTCCAGGATATTCTCGCAGCCTGACCCCAAAAAAGCCGCAAGGCTAATGGTCAACCAAACTTTTATCGTCTTCATGTTGTGTCGAAAATTAGAATTTGAGATTAACGCCGAACGTGAATTGCCGAACTGGCGGGTTGTTCAGGTTGACGGCGATCTGGCGCTCGGGAGTTCCCCGTTCGCTGGCACCCTGCGGGTTCAGCGTGGCCGAACCGGAGGCGTAACCGTTGCCCTCTGGGTCGATAGCCAGGTTCTGGCTCACCAGCGGTGAATACAGGATAAGCGGGTTTGTGGCGTTGAAATACACCCGGGCCGAACTGGCACCGATCTTTCTGACCAGTTCATTGCTGAACGTGTAGCCCAGGTTGATACTTCTGATCTTAACGAACGAGCCATCATAATAGCCCAGGGTTGAGCCAAACCACTGCACCGCGCCACCCGCATCAGGTGCCGGGAAGGCATTGGTTGGGTTGGTTTCGGTCCAGTAGTCGGTTTTTACCTGGTTCACCCGACCCTGGTTGTAGAAGGCAAACCCGCCCGATCCGGTCGAGTTACCCGTGAGGTAAGGCACCACCACTTTCATACCCATCCGGGCGAAGGTGACGATCGACGCGTCGAAGTTCTTAAAGGTGAATCGGTTGGTGAGGCCACCTTCCCACTTCGGCTGGAAATTGCCCAGGATCTGCCGATCGGCGGGGTCAATTTTACCGTCGCCATTCACGTCCTGCACGCGGATCTGGCCGGGGTACTGCAAGGGTGCAGTTTGTCGGGCGATGTCGGCCTGATCGGATGTCTGCCAGATGCCGATTTTGTTGTAGTCGTAGATGACCGATAGCGGTTGGCCAACAAACCAGCCGGCGCCGATGTTCGACTTCTCTTCGGGGGTGGTGAGCTGCGTGATTTTTTCCCGGTTAAAGAAGTAGATCACGTCGGCACTCCAGTTGAAGCCACCAGGCTTTCTGAAGATATCGAACGTCAGCGAGGTTTCCAGACCTCGACCTTCCGTCCGGCCCAGGTTCTTCAGCGTCGACCCGGCACCGTTGCTCGGCGGCAGCGGCACCGACAGCAGGATGTCTTTGGTTTGTTGCAGGTACCAATCGACCGTACCCGTAATCCGGTTGTTCAGGAAGCCAAAGTCGACACCGATGTCAACCTGCGACGTCGACTGCCAGCCCAGATTGGAAGCGGGCAGGCTGGTTACCGTGTAGGCCAGCTGTTGCCCGGCCGTACCGAGCCCGAAGTTGTAATAACCCGCCGATAAGGCACCCAGGGTGGCGTAGGCGCCTACGTTCCGGTTGCCCGAGATCCCCCAGCCACCGCGCAGTTTCAAGTTAGACACCACCGGAATGCTCTTCATGAACGGCTCGTCGATGACGTTCCAGCCAGCACCCACGGCGGGGTAGTTGAAGTAGCGATTGGCCGGCGACAGCGTCGATGAGCCATCCCGGCGCAGGGTGAGGGTCAGCAGGTAGCGGTCGTTGAAGCTATAGTTGACGCGGCCCATGTACGACAGCAAACCCGTTTCGGCGAAGGAGTTACCGAAGTCGGAGTTGGCCACGGGCTGCCCCGACGCCAGCGAGAAATTCGACGTCTTGATGTAATCGGCCGGCACCCCCGTCACCGTAAAGCGGCTTTCCAGACGATGGTTCTGGGTGACTTCATATAGCCCCGTAAAGCCCAGTTTGTGCTTACCAAACGTTTTGTCGTAATACAACAGGTGCTGGAGGTTGATATCCCAGAATTCGGCGTTGCTGATTTCGGCATTCGACGACGACTGAACGGTTGCGTTGTTGAAATACGTGAGCGGACCGCCGTAGCCATTGTAGTTCGACTGGCTGAAGTTCAGACCGGCATTGAACCGGTAGCGCAGGCCGGGCAGAATGGTGAGTTCGCCATACAGGCTGTTGAACGTTCGTATCGACCGGGTACGTCCCAGATACGCGTCTTTCTTCGTGATGATGGTCAGTGGGCTGATACCGGCGGCGTCGATCGATCCTTCCGAGGGGAACAGGTTCACCGAGCCATCGGCGTTGTAGGGTGCTGCCAGCGGCGTCAGCCGTACCAAACCACCCGGGACCCCGCCACCACCGGGCGTATTCGTGTAGGTAAGCGTGTTGAGGGTGTTCAACCCCACGCGGATGCTTTTGCCGATGCGCTGGTCGATGGTAGCCCGGATGGTATACCGCTCGAATTTCTGGCTGGGGATGATACCCGTTTCGTTGAAGTAACCAAGGCCCATCGAGTACTGCGTGTTTTCAGTACCGCCCTGCATGCCCAACTGATGGTTGGTGTTGAAGCCGGGTTTGTAGATCAAGCCCTGCCAGTCGGTTGAGACGCCATTAGTCAAGGCTTCCTGCTCTTTGATCGTCAGCGGGTAGGCGGTGGTGCCGGGCGCCGTCCGGTTATACTTGGCGGCGTCCAGCTTGAACTGCGCATACTCGGGACCATTCATGACATTGTATTTGCCCATGATGGACGTGATGCCGTGGTAGCCGTCGTAGGTAAAGACGGGTTTGCCCACTTTGCCGCGCTTGGTCGTGATCAGGATAACCCCGCCCGCCCCGCGCGACCCGTAGATCGCCGTGGCCGACGCATCTTTCAGGATTTCCAGGTTGGCAATGTCGTCCGGGTTGATGTCATTCAGGCCGCCGTAGGGGATACCATCTACCACGACCAGGGGACCATCCGCGCCATCGCTCGCCGATCCCTGACCGCTGGTAAGCGTACGGTTACCACGGATACGAATCTGGCCCTGCGAACCCGGCGTCGAGCCGTTACTCACGATCGTTACCCCGGCCGCCCGGCCTTTCAGCTGGTTGATCAGGTTGGGAGCGGGTACTTCTTTCAGGGTCGCTTCGTTCACCGACACCACCGAACCGGTAACGTCCCGCTTGCGCTGAACGCCATAACCAACCACCACGACCTCATTGAGGGTTTTGTTGTCGGCCGCCAGGGTGATGTTGATGGTTGTCTGGTTACCAACCGCCACTTCCTGCGACACGTAGCCGATAAACGAGAACACCAGCACGGTGCCGGGTTGCTCCGGTACCGTCAGGCGGTAGTTGCCGTTGGCGTCGGTGGTTGTCCCGCGCACAGTCGATTTGATCTGGATACTCACGCCCGGCAGGCCTTCGCCGTTTTCGCCCACGACCCGGCCTGTCAGTTGAATGTCGCGTGCCTGATCGATGCCAGCCCCGGTCTCGACAGACGTCGTCGGCTGGGGTGCTACCGGGAGCGCGGTCACGTTCCGTTTCAGCACGATCTGCTGCCCAACTACTTCGTAGCTTAGGTTCAGCGGGGTCAGCAGCTGAGTCAGCACGACGTGCAACTGTTCGTTTTTGGCCTGATAGCTTACTTTCCGTTTCGACTGGATGATCTCCCGGCTGAAAAGAAACTGCACGTTGGCCTGCTCCTGCAGTCGTTTGATGATTCGTTCAATGTCCTGGTTCTGGACCGAGATCGTCACCCGCCGGTCGAGCAATTCCTGGGCCTTGCCATCAAAGGCGAGGCCGATATTTACGATACAGAGGGCAAATACGAGCAACAGGCTGGAAATCTTGAGGATCCTGGCCCAGGAGCTGCCTGCTAATAGAGGGGAATGCATATGTTTGTACGTTTTGTTGTTTTTCTTGAGAAGAAAATGACAAAAGAATCCCGCTCCCTGTCTGGCAGGGAATGTGTTGTGAGAGGCACAGTCGTCGGGAGATTTACGGGCGATGGTGTTGGTAGCACTGTTGCCCGTTTTTTGTAGTCTTAGATAGAGATCAAGTCATCGCATCGTGTCGTGGTTACAGGTTAACAAAACGATTAATTACAACCCTGGCTCTGAATGACCACCTGATGATCGGTCACGTCAAATGTTGACTCAATCGTTAAGCAGATTAATCGAATTTTTTCCCGAAAAGGCACGTCGTCAAGTTGGCCGGTGAACGTGCAGTTTTTCAGCAAGTCGCGATCGTATTCAATGGGAATGTGATAGCTCGTTTCCAGTTGATCGAATACTGTCGAAACAGGTACGTAGTCGTACGAAAACTGGCGCGTCGTTATTGTAGAAATTTCTTCGTCAGATGAACGGTTTTTTTGGGTGATAGCGGGTTTGTTGGTGGGTTTAAGCGTAAGTTCTTGGTTTACGGTTAACGAGACTGGTTTGTCGGGGGCGGCTACGGACGCTACCATAACTTTGCCTGTTTTTACTTTCACAAACGCGGTAGATTCTTTCTCGAAGGAACGTACCTGAAAACTGGTGCCGACAACTTTCGTGACGACGTTGCTGGTGTAAACAATGAAGGGTTTCGACGGATTTTTGGCTACTTCGAAAAAGCCGTCGCCCTGAAAGTAGACCTCCCGAACGGCGGCGTTTGGCCGCTTTCGGTAACGCAACGTGCTGCCTTCTGCCAGCAGCACCGACGACCCGTCTGGAAGCAGGCTGACCAACGGCTCGCTCGTTTCGTTCGTAACGATCAGCCATTCGTCGTCGGGTGCCTGTAGGCCTTGCCGCATGGTTCGGGTCGCCAGCGACCTAAGGTCTGGTAACTGCCACCACGCCAGACAACCTGCCAGCGCTGCCACCGCCGCCCAGCGGGCCCATTGCCGGTGCCATAGCGGGCGGATGACCGTGGGCGTATCGAACCGGTTGACGATGGCGTCGGCCTTGGCCTTTACGTCGCTATCGGTTAAGGTAACGGGCTGTCCCTGAAGTACTAAGAACGTGGCGACAGCCTGCTCATAAACGTCTCGTTTATCGGGGTGGCGTGTCAGCCAGCTGAGCCATCGTTCCCGGTCGTCGGGCCTACGTTCGAGCATCCAGACCCGGAAGGCTTCGTCACGTAAAAAATCCTCAACGGTGGAAAGCTCTTCGGATGGGAAGCTCATTGAACTTTGCTACTATTTTCCTAGATAGTATGAAGATAGTAGCCGGGCATACCCTCTCGGGCGCAACTTTTTTCAAAAAAAGTGCAAATCCTCGGTATTCTGGACCGACCAGCTCTTACGGAGCTTGCCCAGCGCTTTCTGTAAGAAATTGGAGACCGATTGCCGGTTGATATTCATGACCTCGGCAATCTCAGGGATCGACAGATTATCATAGAAACGCAGGTATAGCGCTTCGCGCTCCCGGGTGGGTAGCGAAGCCAGTTGGGTCCTGATCGTGCGCGTCACCGAGACCAGCGATTCGTGCCGGATCAACAAGGTTTCTGAGTCGGTTACTTCATCGACAGCGTTGTCCCAATCGATCGCTTCGTTGGTGAATCGTTTCTGCTGCCGTAAATGCTGTAGTATATGATGCCTGAGGGCCTTTAATAAATAATGTTTAACCGATTCGGTCGGGTTGATATGGAAGCGATTTTGCCAGAGTTGCAGGAACAATTCCTGTATACAATCGTCGATAACGGCTTCGTCGACCATGAATTTAGTACCATAGTGCCTTAGCATGCGATAATAGCGTTCGGCCAACGAGCCCAATGCCTGTTTATCGCCCGCCCGATATGCTTGCCATAACGTTTGGTCCTGTGGTTGAAAATTCATGACTATTCGTAGAAATAATAGCAGCGAAAATAACTGAAATTCTTGATTTTAACGGCTATAGCGTCGGGTTTGCCTGCACTGTAGCTGCATAGCCGAACCGGGTGGTTTTACGTAGTGTGATTTGTCGCATTTCAACGCAAAAAAAGTACTAGGGTGTCGTCACTTTTTTGCATTATGACGCTGCCTTTATGCAGCGCTATACAAGGCTGAACCTGAGGCGTCAGCGGGGGAGGCTGAATGCGTTCAGGGGTACGTTGCAACGTACCTGAGTCGTGGGCGTTGTTTAGGCAGCTAGGAGAGGGTGAGTTCAGTGAATTCGGGCAGGAAAGACTGGTAGCCGGTCAGGTAATCGTGGTACTTCTGTTCATTCAGGCGATAGAGCTGCCCCTTTTTGGTAACGGACGACGGGTCCTTCTCCCCTGTACCCAGTAAGAGTTCAGTCGATAGGATACGCCGACTGAAATTGCGCCGGTCGAGCTTTACGTTGTAGATGGCTTCGTAGAGCTTCTGCAACTGAGGAACCGTGAACTTCTCGGGTAGCAACTCGAACCCGACCGGATACAACGCCGCCTTGTAGCGCAGTTGCCGCAGGGCCGCCTCAACCATCTGATCGTGGTCAAAAATGAGTTCGGGCCGGTTAGCCAGGTCAATCCAGGAGGCATTGTGGGCTCTGAGGGCGGCCGGATCCTGATCGTCGATATTGACCAGTGAGTAATAAACAACAGACAAGGTGCGCTCGACCGGGTCGCGGTTAACGGCGCCAAAGGCCTGAAGCTGCTCCAGGTAGTTGGTGTGCAGCCCGGTCAGGGTAAACAGGATGCGGGTAGCGGCATCGTGGAGGTCTTCGTTCTTGTTGAGGAACCCACCCATCAGCGACCACCGACCAAATTCGGGTTCAAAATTCCGCTTGATGAGCAGCAACTTCAGGGTCTCACCATCAAAACCGAAGATAATACAGTCCAAAGCAACCAGGATGCGACTACTGTGGTAATAAGCTTCCATAAGCCTTCTAAGCGTTCACTACCGCCTCAACGAGCAGAAATATGTGTCAAACATACACAATTAAAAAGATATGGCAAAACCAGCAATAAATTTCATTTTTTAGGGCGATGGCTTGCGTTGGCAACAACTGGTAAAGTCTTGCTAGTGAGGATAGAAGGTGCCCGTTTGCCCACGCAGGCCCGGCTGGCGGAGCCGCTGGCTGACAATGGGTTTACCGCTGCCTTAACCGGTTGCGTTGACGTCTGCCGATGGCCAAAGACTTAATCGTAAGGTAACAACACGGTAATCTTGACGTGATACTGCCCCGCTAGTTTTGCCGCTCCATTAGGTTACCCAGCGGTTATGAAAAGGGAATTTCTTCCGACAGACGTCAACCTGATCGTTGCTATTCAGTCGGGCGACACGGCGGCTTTTCAGACGCTCTACCGAACATACTGGCGTCCGCTGTTCAACTTTGCCTGCCAGGCCACACGCGATGTCGACGAGGCCAAAGACCTGCTTCAGGACCTTTTTGCTGACATCTGGCAGAATCGGGCCACCATCCGGGCCGATACATTCTCGTCGGCTTATCTCTACGCGACCCTGCGCCACAAACTGCTTGATCGAATCCGGAGAGGGTCGGTGCGCTTCGAGTACGCGCAGCACATTGCCGCCACCACCAACGACGCAGACCATTCGACCGAGGCCACCATACTGGCCAGCGATTTTTCGGAGCGTCTTCAGCACGAACTGAACGAACTACCCGACCGGTGCCGACTCATTTTCCAGTTGAGCCGGTTCGACGATCAATCGGTTGACGAGATTGCCAGCCACCTTAGCCTGTCTCCGCAGACCGTCAAAAACCAACTGACCACCGCACTACGTCGGTTGCGCACCGGCCTTTACGAATACGCTACGTTTGTGAGCCTGTTGATAGTCAGCGCGTTGGCTTGAATGTTTCTTTTTTTTGAAAAAGTTTTGTGTTCGGCATAGTACCAATCGGTCGTTGGTGCGAATACCAGTCAGACAAGGCCCGGAAGGTCTGGTCGTGACGAACGAATGAACCAACAGGAGCGAGAGGCGCACCTCCGCGCGTACTTGAGTGGAAAAGAGACTGCCGACGGCAAAGCCCTGTTCGACAAATGGGCCGATCGGCTCATGCAGGATCAGCTCTTTCTCGATTCACTGAGTCCTGAACAGCTCAGTCGGTTCGAGGCCGAGATCTGGTCGGGGATCACCCAACGGACCGGCATCAGCAACGAGCCGCTGGCAGCCCCTGCTCCGTTCAGCCGTCAGCCTGCCGACGACCAGCCACTGCGCGCCCTCGGCCCGCGCTTTTCGTACCGTTACGGCATGGCGGCAGCGGTTGTCTTGCTGCTACTGGCTGGGTACGTGCTGTGGTGGATGGCAGGGGCCGAGAACCATCGGTCAGACATCGCTTACCGAACTGTATCGGTTCCTGTTGGTGGGCGAATGATGGTCACCCTGGCCGATGGCTCGCGGATTACGCTCAACGCTAAAAGTACGCTGCGGTACCCTGAACGGCTGACGGGCTCAACCCGGCAGGTGTTCCTGACAGGTGAGGGTTTCTTTGAGGTAACGCCCGATCCCGCTCATCCCTTCATCGTAACAACCCGCACACTCACGACGACGGTAAAGGGCACTTCGTTTAACGTGAATGCCTACGCCGACGACCCCACCGCCGAAGTGACGGTGGTCACCGGGAAAGTAGCCGTGGCGCCGAGCAAAGGCAGGCACAGAGCCCGGCTGCTGACACCGGGGCAGGCGGTGGCTTACCGGGCCGATATCGATGTATTCACACCGACTGTGCCGATCCGCCCAACTGATGCAACCGCCTGGCAACGGGGCACCCTGCTTTTCCAACGTACCCCGCTCAGCGCTGTTGTTCGACAGTTGGAGCGGCAGTTCGACGTGCATATACGGCTGGAAAACAACCAATTGGCCCGTTGTACGCTTGTCGGTGAGTTTGGCCGCCTGCCGCTCGCCGATATACTGACCGCCTTGTGTCAATCAATCGGAGCAACCTACAACATGAACGGAACGGAGATCCGGATTCGCGGCAACGGGTGCCGATGAGCGCTCCGCCATAAAAAAGGCCAGATGTGGTACCAGCACACCTGACCCCAAAGAAAACAATCCTCAGACAAAGCATACCCCGGCGATGTGAAGCCCGGCGGGGTACGTAGTTGACCATTTTCTTCTTTTTACTCCTCGCAAACCTATGCAAAATTTCGTGCGTACTAGCGGCCGGCCCCAACGAATCCGGCACGGTGCGTCTCTCGTTCTGCTCTGCCTGCTCGCCACCCTGACGTTGGCAGGCCACTGCTTCGGCCAGCAAACGCTGCAAACCCGCGTATCACTATCCGCGCAAAACAGCCGCCTTGACGACGTGCTGACGCAACTCGGCACGCAAGCGCAACTCCGCTTTGTGTATTCAGGCAACACGATTGCGGCCGACGACCGGGTGTCGCTTTCGGTTCAGAACCAGCCGCTGAACCAGGTGCTCGATCGCCTGCTGAGCCCCCGCAAACTGGCCTATGCGCTCGTCGGGCAAAATCAAGTTGTCATCCGGCAGGCTGAGGAACGTACCCAACGCCCGGCCGCTACCGTGACCGGCCGGGTCACCGACGCCAAAACCGGCGACGGGATTCCGGGGGTGAACGTGCTGGTGCGGGGTACCCAGCAAGGGACAACGACCGACGTGGACGGCCGGTATTCGCTCAACGTACCCAGCGACCGCAGCGAACTCAGTTTCTCGTTTGTGGGCTACCTCCCGCAGACCATCCCGATTGGCAACCGCTCGACGATCAACGTGCTGCTGGCCGAAGATGCGCGCAGCCTGAACGAAGTGGTCGTAACGGCCCTGGGCATCAAACGGGAAGAAAAAGCGTTGGGCTATGCCACGCAGAAACTCGACGGCAATGCTGTGACCGACGCGCCCGCTAACAGCGTGGTCAATGCGCTATCGGGGAAAGTGGCGGGCCTGAACCTGACTAAAACCGACGGGCCGATGGGCAGCAGCCGCGTGACGCTGCGGGGCGAAAGTATTCTGGACCTAAACTCGCCGGGTGCCCTGATCGTGGTGGATGGCGAGCCCATCAGCACGGGGTTTCAGGGGGTAGGCCACGGCGCGTATCTGGGCGGCGACTCGCCCGTTGACTTTGGCAGCGCCCTGACCGACATCGACCCGAACAACATCGAATCGATCAACGTGCTGAAGGGACCGGCCGCCTCGGCCCTCTATGGCTCGCGGGCGGGTAGCGGGGCCATCATCATCACCACCAAAAGCGGCAAACGCGACCAGAAAGGCATCGGCGTGACGCTGAATTCGTACATCAGCGTCGACGATGTGAACCGCTGGCCTGATTACCAGTATGAATATGGACAAGGAACCGCCGGGCAGAACTACTATTCGTACGGGACGACCGCCGATGGCCCCGGCACGCATAACACCAGCTCGGCCTGGGGACCACGCTTCGACGGGCAGTCGTTTTTCCAATACGACTCACCCCGCGATGCCAACGGACTACCCACGGCCCGCACACCCTGGGTGCCCTACAAGGACAACCGCAAAGACTTTTTCCGGAAAGGTATCACGCTGAACAACAACATCTCGATCAGCAACAACGGCGACAAAGGCACGACCCGCCTTAGCCTGTCGCACCTGAAAAACGACTGGATTCTGCCGAATACGGGCTATCAGCGCATCAGCGTTGGCTTCTCCAACCAGTCGCAGATTTCGACGAACCTGTCGACCAACGTCAAGCTGAATTACTACAACAAGTTCAGCGACAACCTGCCCACGACCGGCTACAACAACCAGTCGATCATGTACTTCCTGGCCTTCCAGAATCCGAACATCAATCTGGACTGGTACAAGCCTTACTGGGTGCCGGGTCGTGAGGGGATCGAGCAGAGCCACCCGTTCAGTTCACTCATCGACAACCCGTACCTGATCGTGAACGAGATGCTGAACAAATCGAATCGGCACAACATCACGGGCAATGTATCGGCTACGTATACCCTTCTGAAAGGACTGGATCTGACCCTGCACGGCGGCCTCGACGCGGGCTACGAGTTCCGCTCGCAACAGCGGCCCATGA comes from Fibrella aestuarina BUZ 2 and encodes:
- a CDS encoding SusC/RagA family TonB-linked outer membrane protein — its product is MQNFVRTSGRPQRIRHGASLVLLCLLATLTLAGHCFGQQTLQTRVSLSAQNSRLDDVLTQLGTQAQLRFVYSGNTIAADDRVSLSVQNQPLNQVLDRLLSPRKLAYALVGQNQVVIRQAEERTQRPAATVTGRVTDAKTGDGIPGVNVLVRGTQQGTTTDVDGRYSLNVPSDRSELSFSFVGYLPQTIPIGNRSTINVLLAEDARSLNEVVVTALGIKREEKALGYATQKLDGNAVTDAPANSVVNALSGKVAGLNLTKTDGPMGSSRVTLRGESILDLNSPGALIVVDGEPISTGFQGVGHGAYLGGDSPVDFGSALTDIDPNNIESINVLKGPAASALYGSRAGSGAIIITTKSGKRDQKGIGVTLNSYISVDDVNRWPDYQYEYGQGTAGQNYYSYGTTADGPGTHNTSSAWGPRFDGQSFFQYDSPRDANGLPTARTPWVPYKDNRKDFFRKGITLNNNISISNNGDKGTTRLSLSHLKNDWILPNTGYQRISVGFSNQSQISTNLSTNVKLNYYNKFSDNLPTTGYNNQSIMYFLAFQNPNINLDWYKPYWVPGREGIEQSHPFSSLIDNPYLIVNEMLNKSNRHNITGNVSATYTLLKGLDLTLHGGLDAGYEFRSQQRPMNTQKFQAGMYRQQNVFNVETNTDFLLRYQLKPSADFQVTANAGGNVLIQSQKFTNQLADRLVIPGVYNLANSEQLPLTRSDRADKQINSLYGFVNLAYKNVAFFDITGRNDWSSTLPRQNNSFFYPSTTLSLIVSDIVKLPSWVSYAKVRGAYASVGYDARLGTYNLEKVYEPGVFPGELENPNIIANPNLRPQRNNSWEAGTEWRLFKNRLSFDLTVYRQLTIDQILYAPVEYASGYNSSLINMGRVVNRGIELTLTGSPIKNARGFNWDATLNWAMNRNMVEELNNGTGSVVLARYVGSRVTLEAREGRPLGELYGLGFKRSPDGQIVYDKTGYPLLTDQFINLGTATPKWRGGLANTFRYRGLSLSVLIDHQQGGRVYSLTNSVLGEQGKITATLPGRYDGLIGPGVTQNADGTYVPNTTKAANIVTYYSRLYGRDNVEANTFDATFTKLREVRLAYTLPPSVLGKTFLRGATIGIYGRDLYNWTKFPGFDPETSTLDNSTITPGLEIAQFPSTRTMGANLTVSF